The following coding sequences are from one Xiphophorus couchianus chromosome 7, X_couchianus-1.0, whole genome shotgun sequence window:
- the LOC114148826 gene encoding prostaglandin E2 receptor EP1 subtype-like → MEIKPDSNSSDFDSNVNSSTMAPEVDCPHNSVPSNPIIASLTMTLGILFNVVALIILIKAYTRFRRRSKATFLLFASSLVVTDLTGHVVSGGLVLRRYTTANLTSLDGPRDPDSPCQFLGGCLVFFGLCPLFLGCAMAAERCLGVTKPLLHARLVTTARTKIALSMIWFLALCVALLPVFQLGDYTYQYPGTWCFIKVMDTNAKDLTFVTLFSGLALSSLALAFICNTISGMTLIRARLKKNSYSQRFSARSHDTEMVVQLVGIMVTSCICWSPLLVFSLMSAARSYSESHLGEKVTCTYSKLMMTGVRMATWNQILDPWVYILLRRAILRKIYRITKKQASFKGSTFRSVRWDVGSLQKPDSMPVKKT, encoded by the exons ATGGAGATTAAACCGGACTCCAACTCTTCAGACTTCGACTCCAACGTCAACAGCAGCACCATGGCACCCGAAGTGGACTGCCCGCATAACAGCGTTCCTTCGAACCCCATCATTGCGAGCCTCACGATGACTCTAGGCATCCTGTTCAACGTGGTGGCCCTCATCATTCTCATCAAGGCCTACACCCGCTTCCGGCGGCGGTCCAAGGCGACCTTCCTGCTCTTCGCCAGCTCCCTCGTGGTCACGGACCTCACGGGACACGTGGTCTCCGGGGGACTGGTGCTGAGGAGATACACCACGGCCAATCTGACGTCCCTGGATGGTCCGAGAGATCCAGACAGCCCTTGTCAGTTTCTGGGAGGGTGCCTGGTGTTCTTCGGGCTGTGCCCGCTCTTCCTGGGCTGTGCGATGGCTGCCGAGCGATGCCTCGGCGTCACCAAACCTCTGCTGCACGCCCGGCTGGTGACAACAGCGCGGACCAAAATAGCCCTGTCTATGATCTGGTTCTTGGCTCTGTGCGTGGCCCTGCTGCCCGTTTTCCAACTAGGGGACTACACTTACCAGTACCCGGGTACTTGGTGCTTTATTAAAGTGATGGACACAAATGCCAAAGATCTGACCTTTGTGACGCTGTTCTCTGGACTGGCTTTGAGCTCTCTTGCACTGGCCTTTATCTGCAACACCATCAGTGGGATGACGCTCATTAGAGCGCGGCTAAAGAAGAATTCCTATTCCCAGAGGTTCTCTGCTAGATCTCATGACACTGAGATGGTGGTCCAGCTGGTTGGCATCATGGTCACCTCCTGCATCTGCTGGAGCCCTCTGCTG gTCTTTTCGTTGATGTCAGCCGCGCGCTCCTACAGCGAATCCCACCTGGGCGAGAAAGTCACCTGCACTTACAGCAAACTCATGATGACCGGAGTCAGAATGGCCACCTGGAATCAGATCTTGGACCCCTGGGTTTACATCCTGCTGAGACGGGCCATCCTCCGAAAAATCTACCGCATAACCAAAAAGCAGGCCAGCTTCAAGGGGAGCACCTTCCGCTCCGTCCGCTGGGATGTTGGCTCCCTCCAGAAGCCGGACAGTATGCCGGTGAAAAAGACTTAA